In Roseisolibacter agri, one genomic interval encodes:
- a CDS encoding isocitrate/isopropylmalate dehydrogenase family protein, with protein sequence MPTPVTLIPGDGIGPSIADATVRVLEAAGADIEWDVQVAGQAGVAQHGDPIPEPTLASIRRTKLALKGPLETPVGKGFRSVNVALRKEFDLYANVRPAQSLVHSKRHYDDIDLVLVRENTEGLYVGIEHYVPSGGDPQAAAESVALITRSGSERILRYAFEYAVRHGRKKVTIVHKANILKFSQGLFLDVGRQIAKEYEGRVAMDERIIDAMAMNLVMDPNRFDVIVTTNMFGDILSDLISGLVGGLGLAPGANIGTNAAIFEAVHGTAPDIAGKDIANPGALILAACMMLEHMQQPDIAKRVRDAFVAQIQDGEVRTRDLGGTAGTTEFTDALVARIRG encoded by the coding sequence ATGCCCACGCCAGTCACCCTGATTCCCGGCGACGGGATCGGTCCCAGCATCGCCGACGCCACCGTCCGCGTCCTCGAGGCCGCGGGCGCGGACATCGAGTGGGACGTCCAGGTCGCCGGCCAGGCCGGCGTCGCGCAGCACGGCGATCCGATCCCCGAGCCGACGCTCGCCTCGATCCGCCGTACGAAGCTGGCGCTCAAGGGGCCGCTCGAGACGCCGGTGGGGAAGGGCTTCCGCTCGGTGAACGTCGCGCTGCGCAAGGAGTTCGACCTGTACGCGAACGTGCGCCCCGCGCAGTCGCTCGTGCACTCCAAGCGGCACTACGACGACATCGACCTCGTGCTGGTGCGCGAGAACACCGAGGGGCTGTACGTCGGCATCGAGCACTACGTGCCGAGCGGCGGCGATCCGCAGGCGGCCGCGGAGAGCGTGGCGCTCATCACGCGCAGCGGCTCGGAGCGGATCCTGCGCTACGCGTTCGAGTACGCGGTGCGCCACGGCCGCAAGAAGGTGACGATCGTCCACAAGGCGAACATCCTCAAGTTCTCGCAGGGGCTGTTCCTGGACGTGGGCCGCCAGATCGCGAAGGAGTACGAGGGGCGCGTCGCGATGGACGAGCGCATCATCGACGCGATGGCGATGAACCTCGTGATGGACCCGAACCGCTTCGACGTCATCGTGACGACGAACATGTTCGGCGACATCCTCTCGGACCTGATCTCGGGCCTGGTGGGCGGCCTCGGGCTGGCGCCGGGCGCGAACATCGGCACGAACGCCGCGATCTTCGAGGCGGTGCACGGGACGGCGCCGGACATCGCGGGCAAGGACATCGCGAACCCGGGCGCGCTGATCCTCGCGGCGTGCATGATGCTCGAGCACATGCAGCAGCCGGACATCGCGAAGCGCGTGCGCGACGCCTTCGTGGCGCAGATCCAGGACGGCGAGGTGCGCACGCGCGACCTGGGCGGCACGGCCGGGACGACGGAGTTCACGGACGCGCTGGTGGCGAGGATCCGCGGCTGA